Sequence from the Panicum virgatum strain AP13 chromosome 5N, P.virgatum_v5, whole genome shotgun sequence genome:
ATTGTTTGTCTCTAATAATCGATCCAATGCTTCACGCCATCTATTCTGGTGAACTAATTCATTGAACTCTGGGATCTTATTTCCAAGAGGACAGCCAGCACCTGAGCTTTCCTGTGAAAATAAAAAAGTTACTAAGAGTTATGAATTCTTATCATAGCAATGGATAAGAGTAGGAAAGGAACAAGTTGAAACACAGAAGTAACGTGTAAAAAATAACTTATTTGAGACAGCTTGTTCATTTCAGCAACTGAATAAAGTAAATCCGTAACCACGATGGAAAGACCTCTTAAACAAAAAATAACAAAAGCACTATCTCACCTGATGACAGAAAGGAGTGCCACAATCCATACAGCGAGCAGATTGCGTGTTTAATAGTGGGCCCGGTGTTGACTCAATCGCAACTTCCTTCCAATCTTTAACACGCTCTTTTGGATCTCGGTAAGAAATACTCTCTCGCTCATATGAAATAAAACCCCGATACTTTTTGGCATTGGCAATGCGTGTTGGTCGGCTAGCTGACTGATCAGGTTGTACTTTCTGTACATGAAAGTTCATAAAATTATAATTAGTCAATGAAAGCTTCCAGAGGATTGGAATTACATTATTAGCTATTTCTGATGTGCAAAAATTTGTAACTGGAGTTAATTCTCTAATAAATTATGAAATCCTAAACAAAATGGGATTTTTTAGCAGCGTATTTACAGTACCTTTGGAAGGAATTTGTGTTTTGAAACATAAAAAAGAATTGTCACTTGAAAATATATCTCACCTTGGTTGTCACAGAAATACCATTTGTCATCTTAGGATCCTTTGCGGGCTTAGCAGCAGCCTTTTCCACTTTTATGTTTTCCAAAACTCTCTTATAATCCCTTGGATATACTTTTACAAATTTTGGAAGAAGATTATTAAAGTCAGAGAGTATGTCTCTGGCTAAAACACTCTCAGTGTTGCGTCGATGTTGTTCAATCATCATTTTCAATGTGATGATGTCATCCTCTTCCTCAACAGGATATAGATCAACTAACTCATTGTTGCAACGAGAACTAAATTTCCCATCAACATCATAAACATAAGCAATGCCTCCACTCATCCCAGCAGCAAAGTTCCGTCCTGTTTTTCCAAGGATAACCACAGTACCTCCAGTCATGTACTCGCATCCATGGTCTCCAATTCCTTCAACCACTGCTTGAGCACCTGAGTTTCGAACACAAAACCTTTCTGCTGCCATACCATTGAAATAGGCATCTCCCTTGGTAGCACCATATAGAGCTACATTACCAATGACAATATTGTCCTCTGGGCTAAATGAACTGTTCCTTGGCGGGTACACAACAATTTTTCCACCAGACAATCCTTTACCAACATAATCATTGCTGTCTCCTTCTAATTCAAGAGTGATTCCAGGACAGAGAAAAGCACCAAAACTTTGACCAGCACTTCCAGTGAACTTCACATGAATTGTACCAGCAGGCAATCCATTCATGTGATAACGTTTAGTGACTTCATGACTGAGCATAGTTCCAACTGCTCGATTCGTGTTCTGGATTGGAGTCTCAATGAAAACACGAACTTGCTTTTCAATAGCAGTTCTTGACAAATCTATTAGTTTGTTATCCAATGCCATGTCAAGGCCATGATCTTGCTTCTCAACACAGTACTGAGCAGCACCTGGACGAATCTCTGCAGCTGACTTCAAGATCAGTGAGAGATCAATGTTCTCATGTTTCTCATTGCTCTTCACCACTTCTGGATCAACCTCAAGCATATCAGCACGTCCAACCATTTCAGTGATGTTGCGGAACCCAAGGTTCGCCATGATTTCTCTTAGCTCCTCGGCAAGCATGAAGAAAAAGTTAATGACATGCTCTGGTTCTCCAGCAAACTTAGCTCGAAGCACTGGGTCTTGAGTAGCTATACCAACAGGACAAGTGTTCATGTGGCATTTTCGCATCATAATACAGCCAAGTGTGATCAGTGGGGCAGTGCTGAAACCAAATTCCTCTGcaccaagcaagcaagcaacagCAACATCTCTACCAGTCTTTAACTGTCCATCTGTTTGCAGAACAGCGCGACCGCGAAGCCCATTTGCTACCAGAGTTTGATGTGTCTCAGCCAATCCAAGTTCCCATGGAAGTCCAGCATTCTTGATACCTGTCCATCTTGAAGCTCCCGTGCCTCCATCATGTCCAGAAATAAGAACATGATCGGCGTGCCCTTTTACAACACCACTAGCAACAACTCCAACTCCAGCCTCCGAGACTAGTTTGACACTGATACGGGCTCCAGGGTTTGAATTCTGCACAAAAACAAGAATATCAATATCACTGAACAACATTTGCAAGTTAGAGATACACAAACAACAGTAGAAGTCCACCAATAAGAAGTAGCAAGATTGGCCCTCGTAAGCAAGTATACATGAAAATTACGATTAATAAAAGAATTTCACAGGTTAATAAGACAAGGAGCATGTAGAAAGAATTAAACCCAGCACAGAAACAAGCAGTCAAGCGTTGATTGCTTGGGTATAGAAAGCAGTATTGCTATATTGATGATTTATACCTTAAGATCATGTATAAGCTGTGCAAGATCCTCAATTGAATATATATCATGATGGGGTGGGGGGCTAATGAGGCCTACACCAGCTGTAGAATGTCTTGTGACAGCAATGTCACCAATAACCTTGTGACCTGGAAGCTCGCCACCTTCACCAGGCTTGGCACCCTGTACAATTCAAATATGTAAGTAAAGAGAATTCAACATGATATGTAAGGCATATTCTTTCAAAAGAATGTAAAGATTTTAATGGCCGCATAGTACATAATGCTGTCAAAGTACCTGAGCCATTTTTATCTGCAGCTCATCTGCATTAGTCAGGTAATAGCTGGAAACTCCAAACCGTCCACTAGCAACTTGCTTGATTGCACTTCGTTTTGGGTTCATTGAACCATCAGGTAGTGGCTCCATACGAGATGGCTGTTCCCCTCCCTCACCTGCATAGATATATTAGCATAAGTGCATTTGGTAAGATAGGTTTTAGACTTGGGATGAAGGATTTAATATTAATATTAAGATCAAGAAATGTGTCTAAGAATACAAGTTCAAGTTTACACAAAAAATTGAAGGGGTTCTAATTGAAAAGGTAGCCCACGCAAGCTGTTAGGAGGAAATGATCAAGTTCTTCTAATTGAAACCCAGAAACTTATAGCAGGTGTCCTTATCAGCTTGCAGGCATGTACCATTTTAAATAACAAGAAAATCGGGATAATATGGTTTGAGAAGCTAATATTCAACAGAAACAGGAAGATGAAAAAGTTACCAGAACGCATGGGATGAGTTTATCTAGAAGAGTAGACATGCAAAAAAGATCTAGTTTCATTTGGTAGCAGCAACTTCAGTTATACATGATCGTGTCTAATATGTTGAGTGCAGAAGACAGgccctactccctccgtcccaaaataagctATGCAGCACGGATACGGGGATACgtcattttctcaaaaaaatagATACGcggatacaacaacaacaacaacaacaacaacatagccttttttcccaagcaagttggggtaggctagagatgaaacccgaaagaaataaacGCGGATACGTTTtagaatatttaaaaaataaataattttgtATATTAATTAAAATTAGACAAGCATCCAACAATCCAGCATAACACTCTTCCAAATTAGTCTTCTATAAACCACGTATATAATGCAACAATCGGTCTAGGATCCTAATTAAACTCTCATAAAATAGCCTCCACGGCTCACACGAGACTGCGAGTCACAAATGGCCTATACACCCTTGTAATAGTAACTTTGAGCTTATCTATTCCCCTTCCTTTCCTTTCTCTCCGTAACCTTATCCCTTGCCTCCTCAGAGTCCTCTCTATCCGGCGGCACATGGCAGGCCGGACCACGGAGGAGCAAGCACAGGCAAGCGCGGATGGAGAGTGagcggcgagcaggggcgccgAGCTACTGTGCCGGCGGACGGACGGCGAGCCCTTCACCGGTTCCTCTCCCCTCGAGCGGCTACTGCACGggcgggcggacggcggcgagccgcggcggcgcagccgcgCAGGCAGTGGCGCGGCCGGGCagatggcggcgcggcgcggctgcgCGGCCGGGCGGACGGCAGCAAGGCTCACCTGCTCGCCCGAGCGGGCAGCAGCGAGGCGCGGCTGGGCGGACGGATGGCGAGGCACGGCGGCACGGACGACagcgaggtgcggcggcgagccgcggcTGCACGGGCGtgcaggcagcggcgcggcgcggccgggcagacggcggacggcgacgaggctcaccggcgcgggcaggcaggcagcagcaAGGCGCGGCTGGGTCTGGGGACGATGGGTCGTATCGGAAGTCAGATACAAGAGCGGCAAATCGAGTTGGCATGTTTGATTTTTTGggcaaaaacgttaaaaatatTCCTCCAACATTTTGGCAAAaaacttggcaatttttggcaacttgggaaaaaccagcctccagcgcgtaaatatacgcgcgcggcgcgtggttgtcatcgtggtttctagtcaggtggaagggtgaaaaaagaaataaataacagagaagggttctTGATTTAAGTTTttaagaggtggaagggcataaatataattttgtttttctctcagggttcctgatgtaagttagatctggatttggcaagtgaattatgccaaactgttggagataaactcttttttttacttggcatatctttttataagttggcaaaacacaagatatgacAAGTAAAATAtgacaaactcttggagatgctctaacgtatctgatttttttcttatttattttttttccgatACTCCCCCGATACGTATCGGTGACGTATCGATGGCGTATCATATCCGATACGGGATACGCCCATGCACCGGCGTATCGGGGTAGCGTAGAAAATAAGTGTTCGTTTAGAAAACTTCAGACACATTACTAGTAGTGAGAAATGATCTTGTTACCCCTAATTAACTATAGCGGTGGTGATTGAAAACCGCGTTGTTTATTTGGTTCCCTAGATTCTTAATAAATGCAAATGTATTGGAAACAGAAAATAACATCTACTTAAGTACTTGACATTGCTTTAGTTAGATGAACCTCGTTACAATCTAAACGAACAttttttgtgggacaaaatttgaatgctaaaCGAACACTCTCTATGGGATGGAAGGAGTAGATAGCATGAGCTCGAGtttcaggaaaaaaaacagCAGCCCATCACTCTAACAAAAATTAGAAGATAGTCCATACTTCCTAAGTTTGCTTGGTGAGGTTCTTCTTGGAGCTAATGTGCCAAAAAGAAATACAATAAATTTGTCAAAGTAGAAACAGAGGATGCCACATATGGATGAGAACATACCTGTATTTGATTTCCCTCCAAGTTTGTTCATTGCTATAGCAAGGGCAGTATGTGCTTCCAATGAAATAGATCCATAACTCATTGCTCCAGTACAAAAACGTTTCACTATTTCACTTGCAGGTTCAACCTCATCCAAAGATATCTTGTCAGTGATATCTTTAAATTTCAGCATGCCACGTAGATTGCAGGTCTTGTTGAGCTCCTGAATTCGCTTTGAATATTCTTTGTATGCTGCCCGGCTGTTGACTCTAGCTGCTTCTTGTAATTTACCAATTGCAAGTGGGTCGTTAAGGTGGACTTCACCATTTTTCCTCCAGTGGTAGTCCCCTGGGTTGGGAAGGGCCTTTGCGTCTGCACTGCCAGGTGGAGGTGTTCTTGATGGGAAAGCTAACTCATGAAGACGGAGAGCATCTCGTGCAAGCATTTCAAATGTTGCACCCTCAATTCTGCTAGGTGTACCTTCAAAACACTTGTCAATAACTTCGGAAGAAAGACCAAGGGCTTCAAAAATCTGAGCACCTTTGTAGGATGCAAGGGTGGATATTCCCATCTTTGCAAGAACTTTCATCATTCCATAGTTAGAAGCATAGAAGTACTTCTTCACCAGCTCTTCCTTTGAGTAGGGTTGCCTATCTCCATTAGGAGGAATCTTCCCATCATTCTGCAAGCACCAAATTGCTTCAATAGCCAAATACGGGCATATACCATCAGCACCAAATCCAACCAGGGCGCAGAAATGGTGCACTTCACGAGGTTCAGCTGACTCAACCAGCAATCCTATACGTGTTCTCTCAAGATTTGCAACAAGGTGCTGATGTACTGCTCCAACTGCTAAGAGACAACTGGCAGCAACACGGTCTGAGGAAAATCCTGCATAAATTTAAGGAAAACAATAAAAGTCAGATCACAAAGGCTTGAAACCTTGATGGGCTGTCATAGGAATTGAATTGCAAAGGAGCTGTTTCCAAGCCAAATAAGGGAACACTTTGCCACATTGTGCAAATGAAAAGAGCAACAGATAAACCAATGATACTCAAGTTGTAAGGCAATTATACTTTATATTTCAAGATTTTGCAGGCTATAACAATTTTTTTGAGTGCATTTAATTCATCTGTGGAAGAGATGTAATTGATCGTTGGGTCATTAGCATAATCATACTCATATAGAACAAAAATAAACTATTGTAAATAATAATTCTAACCTCTATCTGAGAGAACCAAAATAGTGTAGCCTTGGCGTATGGCTTCACGAGCTTCAGCGCAAATTCTGTCCAAAGTTTCTTCAAGGCCCTTCCTTCCAGCCTTCTTTG
This genomic interval carries:
- the LOC120675270 gene encoding glutamate synthase 1 [NADH], chloroplastic-like isoform X6: MRVLGHNGEINTLKGNKNWMTAREGLIEAEKLGLSKEQLSILLPIVDATSSDSGAFDNVLELLVRGGRSMPEAVMMMIPEAWQNDANMEPEKKALYEFLSALMEPWDGPALISFTDGRYLGATLDRNGLRPGRFYVTHSGRVIMGSEVGVVDVPPEDVLRKGRLNPGMMLLVDFENHTVVDDEALKSQYSKAHPYGEWLKRQKLYLKDIVESVPEADRVPPSICSSSPKNMTKEHVGVDGIMTPLKAFGYTVEALEMLLLPMAKDGMEALGSMGNDTPLAVMSNREKLTFEYFKQMFAQVTNPPIDPIREKIVTSMECMIGPEGNLLETTEKQCNRLALKGPLVSIDEMEAIKKMNYCGWRSKVLDITYPKKAGRKGLEETLDRICAEAREAIRQGYTILVLSDRGFSSDRVAASCLLAVGAVHQHLVANLERTRIGLLVESAEPREVHHFCALVGFGADGICPYLAIEAIWCLQNDGKIPPNGDRQPYSKEELVKKYFYASNYGMMKVLAKMGISTLASYKGAQIFEALGLSSEVIDKCFEGTPSRIEGATFEMLARDALRLHELAFPSRTPPPGSADAKALPNPGDYHWRKNGEVHLNDPLAIGKLQEAARVNSRAAYKEYSKRIQELNKTCNLRGMLKFKDITDKISLDEVEPASEIVKRFCTGAMSYGSISLEAHTALAIAMNKLGGKSNTGEGGEQPSRMEPLPDGSMNPKRSAIKQVASGRFGVSSYYLTNADELQIKMAQGAKPGEGGELPGHKVIGDIAVTRHSTAGVGLISPPPHHDIYSIEDLAQLIHDLKNSNPGARISVKLVSEAGVGVVASGVVKGHADHVLISGHDGGTGASRWTGIKNAGLPWELGLAETHQTLVANGLRGRAVLQTDGQLKTGRDVAVACLLGAEEFGFSTAPLITLGCIMMRKCHMNTCPVGIATQDPVLRAKFAGEPEHVINFFFMLAEELREIMANLGFRNITEMVGRADMLEVDPEVVKSNEKHENIDLSLILKSAAEIRPGAAQYCVEKQDHGLDMALDNKLIDLSRTAIEKQVRVFIETPIQNTNRAVGTMLSHEVTKRYHMNGLPAGTIHVKFTGSAGQSFGAFLCPGITLELEGDSNDYVGKGLSGGKIVVYPPRNSSFSPEDNIVIGNVALYGATKGDAYFNGMAAERFCVRNSGAQAVVEGIGDHGCEYMTGGTVVILGKTGRNFAAGMSGGIAYVYDVDGKFSSRCNNELVDLYPVEEEDDIITLKMMIEQHRRNTESVLARDILSDFNNLLPKFVKVYPRDYKRVLENIKVEKAAAKPAKDPKMTNGISVTTKKVQPDQSASRPTRIANAKKYRGFISYERESISYRDPKERVKDWKEVAIESTPGPLLNTQSARCMDCGTPFCHQESSGAGCPLGNKIPEFNELVHQNRWREALDRLLETNNFPEFTGRVCPAPCEGSCVLGIIENPVSIKSIECAIIDKGFEEGWMVPRPPLQRTGKKVAIIGSGPSGLAAADQLNKMGHFVTVFERADRIGGLMMYGVPNMKTDKIGIVQRRVNLMAEEGITFVVNANVGSDPLYSIERLRSENDAVILACGATKPRDLTIPGRELSGVHFAMEFLHANTKSLLDSNLEDGKYISAKGKKVVVIGGGDTGTDCIGTSIRHGCSSLVNLELLSKPPSKRAADNPWPQWPRIFRVDYGHQEAATKFGKDPRTYEVMTRRFIGDENGKLKALEVVRVKWEKVDGRFQLKEIEGSEEIIEADLVLLAMGFLGPEATIADKLGLEKDNRSNFKAQFGDFATSVDGVFAAGDCRRGQSLVVWAITEGRQAAAAVDKYLTTNDQNAAGGITPSGAGLVQPVAA
- the LOC120675270 gene encoding glutamate synthase 1 [NADH], chloroplastic-like isoform X5 → MRVLGHNGEINTLKGNKNWMTAREGLIEAEKLGLSKEQLSILLPIVDATSSDSGAFDNVLELLVRGGRSMPEAVMMMIPEAWQNDANMEPEKKALYEFLSALMEPWDGPALISFTDGRYLGATLDRNGLRPGRFYVTHSGRVIMGSEVGVVDVPPEDVLRKGRLNPGMMLLVDFENHTVVDDEALKSQYSKAHPYGEWLKRQKLYLKDIVESVPEADRVPPSICSSSPQKNMTKEHVGVDGIMTPLKAFGYTVEALEMLLLPMAKDGMEALGSMGNDTPLAVMSNREKLTFEYFKQMFAQVTNPPIDPIREKIVTSMECMIGPEGNLLETTEKQCNRLALKGPLVSIDEMEAIKKMNYCGWRSKVLDITYPKKAGRKGLEETLDRICAEAREAIRQGYTILVLSDRGFSSDRVAASCLLAVGAVHQHLVANLERTRIGLLVESAEPREVHHFCALVGFGADGICPYLAIEAIWCLQNDGKIPPNGDRQPYSKEELVKKYFYASNYGMMKVLAKMGISTLASYKGAQIFEALGLSSEVIDKCFEGTPSRIEGATFEMLARDALRLHELAFPSRTPPPGSADAKALPNPGDYHWRKNGEVHLNDPLAIGKLQEAARVNSRAAYKEYSKRIQELNKTCNLRGMLKFKDITDKISLDEVEPASEIVKRFCTGAMSYGSISLEAHTALAIAMNKLGGKSNTGEGGEQPSRMEPLPDGSMNPKRSAIKQVASGRFGVSSYYLTNADELQIKMAQGAKPGEGGELPGHKVIGDIAVTRHSTAGVGLISPPPHHDIYSIEDLAQLIHDLKNSNPGARISVKLVSEAGVGVVASGVVKGHADHVLISGHDGGTGASRWTGIKNAGLPWELGLAETHQTLVANGLRGRAVLQTDGQLKTGRDVAVACLLGAEEFGFSTAPLITLGCIMMRKCHMNTCPVGIATQDPVLRAKFAGEPEHVINFFFMLAEELREIMANLGFRNITEMVGRADMLEVDPEVVKSNEKHENIDLSLILKSAAEIRPGAAQYCVEKQDHGLDMALDNKLIDLSRTAIEKQVRVFIETPIQNTNRAVGTMLSHEVTKRYHMNGLPAGTIHVKFTGSAGQSFGAFLCPGITLELEGDSNDYVGKGLSGGKIVVYPPRNSSFSPEDNIVIGNVALYGATKGDAYFNGMAAERFCVRNSGAQAVVEGIGDHGCEYMTGGTVVILGKTGRNFAAGMSGGIAYVYDVDGKFSSRCNNELVDLYPVEEEDDIITLKMMIEQHRRNTESVLARDILSDFNNLLPKFVKVYPRDYKRVLENIKVEKAAAKPAKDPKMTNGISVTTKKVQPDQSASRPTRIANAKKYRGFISYERESISYRDPKERVKDWKEVAIESTPGPLLNTQSARCMDCGTPFCHQESSGAGCPLGNKIPEFNELVHQNRWREALDRLLETNNFPEFTGRVCPAPCEGSCVLGIIENPVSIKSIECAIIDKGFEEGWMVPRPPLQRTGKKVAIIGSGPSGLAAADQLNKMGHFVTVFERADRIGGLMMYGVPNMKTDKIGIVQRRVNLMAEEGITFVVNANVGSDPLYSIERLRSENDAVILACGATKPRDLTIPGRELSGVHFAMEFLHANTKSLLDSNLEDGKYISAKGKKVVVIGGGDTGTDCIGTSIRHGCSSLVNLELLSKPPSKRAADNPWPQWPRIFRVDYGHQEAATKFGKDPRTYEVMTRRFIGDENGKLKALEVVRVKWEKVDGRFQLKEIEGSEEIIEADLVLLAMGFLGPEATIADKLGLEKDNRSNFKAQFGDFATSVDGVFAAGDCRRGQSLVVWAITEGRQAAAAVDKYLTTNDQNAAGGITPSGAGLVQPVAA
- the LOC120675270 gene encoding glutamate synthase 1 [NADH], chloroplastic-like isoform X4, which codes for MKFCATDAFFLVHSRFSTNTFPSWDRAQPMRVLGHNGEINTLKGNKNWMTAREGLIEAEKLGLSKEQLSILLPIVDATSSDSGAFDNVLELLVRGGRSMPEAVMMMIPEAWQNDANMEPEKKALYEFLSALMEPWDGPALISFTDGRYLGATLDRNGLRPGRFYVTHSGRVIMGSEVGVVDVPPEDVLRKGRLNPGMMLLVDFENHTVVDDEALKSQYSKAHPYGEWLKRQKLYLKDIVESVPEADRVPPSICSSSPKNMTKEHVGVDGIMTPLKAFGYTVEALEMLLLPMAKDGMEALGSMGNDTPLAVMSNREKLTFEYFKQMFAQVTNPPIDPIREKIVTSMECMIGPEGNLLETTEKQCNRLALKGPLVSIDEMEAIKKMNYCGWRSKVLDITYPKKAGRKGLEETLDRICAEAREAIRQGYTILVLSDRGFSSDRVAASCLLAVGAVHQHLVANLERTRIGLLVESAEPREVHHFCALVGFGADGICPYLAIEAIWCLQNDGKIPPNGDRQPYSKEELVKKYFYASNYGMMKVLAKMGISTLASYKGAQIFEALGLSSEVIDKCFEGTPSRIEGATFEMLARDALRLHELAFPSRTPPPGSADAKALPNPGDYHWRKNGEVHLNDPLAIGKLQEAARVNSRAAYKEYSKRIQELNKTCNLRGMLKFKDITDKISLDEVEPASEIVKRFCTGAMSYGSISLEAHTALAIAMNKLGGKSNTGEGGEQPSRMEPLPDGSMNPKRSAIKQVASGRFGVSSYYLTNADELQIKMAQGAKPGEGGELPGHKVIGDIAVTRHSTAGVGLISPPPHHDIYSIEDLAQLIHDLKNSNPGARISVKLVSEAGVGVVASGVVKGHADHVLISGHDGGTGASRWTGIKNAGLPWELGLAETHQTLVANGLRGRAVLQTDGQLKTGRDVAVACLLGAEEFGFSTAPLITLGCIMMRKCHMNTCPVGIATQDPVLRAKFAGEPEHVINFFFMLAEELREIMANLGFRNITEMVGRADMLEVDPEVVKSNEKHENIDLSLILKSAAEIRPGAAQYCVEKQDHGLDMALDNKLIDLSRTAIEKQVRVFIETPIQNTNRAVGTMLSHEVTKRYHMNGLPAGTIHVKFTGSAGQSFGAFLCPGITLELEGDSNDYVGKGLSGGKIVVYPPRNSSFSPEDNIVIGNVALYGATKGDAYFNGMAAERFCVRNSGAQAVVEGIGDHGCEYMTGGTVVILGKTGRNFAAGMSGGIAYVYDVDGKFSSRCNNELVDLYPVEEEDDIITLKMMIEQHRRNTESVLARDILSDFNNLLPKFVKVYPRDYKRVLENIKVEKAAAKPAKDPKMTNGISVTTKKVQPDQSASRPTRIANAKKYRGFISYERESISYRDPKERVKDWKEVAIESTPGPLLNTQSARCMDCGTPFCHQESSGAGCPLGNKIPEFNELVHQNRWREALDRLLETNNFPEFTGRVCPAPCEGSCVLGIIENPVSIKSIECAIIDKGFEEGWMVPRPPLQRTGKKVAIIGSGPSGLAAADQLNKMGHFVTVFERADRIGGLMMYGVPNMKTDKIGIVQRRVNLMAEEGITFVVNANVGSDPLYSIERLRSENDAVILACGATKPRDLTIPGRELSGVHFAMEFLHANTKSLLDSNLEDGKYISAKGKKVVVIGGGDTGTDCIGTSIRHGCSSLVNLELLSKPPSKRAADNPWPQWPRIFRVDYGHQEAATKFGKDPRTYEVMTRRFIGDENGKLKALEVVRVKWEKVDGRFQLKEIEGSEEIIEADLVLLAMGFLGPEATIADKLGLEKDNRSNFKAQFGDFATSVDGVFAAGDCRRGQSLVVWAITEGRQAAAAVDKYLTTNDQNAAGGITPSGAGLVQPVAA
- the LOC120675270 gene encoding glutamate synthase 1 [NADH], chloroplastic-like isoform X3; the protein is MKFCATDAFFLVHSRFSTNTFPSWDRAQPMRVLGHNGEINTLKGNKNWMTAREGLIEAEKLGLSKEQLSILLPIVDATSSDSGAFDNVLELLVRGGRSMPEAVMMMIPEAWQNDANMEPEKKALYEFLSALMEPWDGPALISFTDGRYLGATLDRNGLRPGRFYVTHSGRVIMGSEVGVVDVPPEDVLRKGRLNPGMMLLVDFENHTVVDDEALKSQYSKAHPYGEWLKRQKLYLKDIVESVPEADRVPPSICSSSPQKNMTKEHVGVDGIMTPLKAFGYTVEALEMLLLPMAKDGMEALGSMGNDTPLAVMSNREKLTFEYFKQMFAQVTNPPIDPIREKIVTSMECMIGPEGNLLETTEKQCNRLALKGPLVSIDEMEAIKKMNYCGWRSKVLDITYPKKAGRKGLEETLDRICAEAREAIRQGYTILVLSDRGFSSDRVAASCLLAVGAVHQHLVANLERTRIGLLVESAEPREVHHFCALVGFGADGICPYLAIEAIWCLQNDGKIPPNGDRQPYSKEELVKKYFYASNYGMMKVLAKMGISTLASYKGAQIFEALGLSSEVIDKCFEGTPSRIEGATFEMLARDALRLHELAFPSRTPPPGSADAKALPNPGDYHWRKNGEVHLNDPLAIGKLQEAARVNSRAAYKEYSKRIQELNKTCNLRGMLKFKDITDKISLDEVEPASEIVKRFCTGAMSYGSISLEAHTALAIAMNKLGGKSNTGEGGEQPSRMEPLPDGSMNPKRSAIKQVASGRFGVSSYYLTNADELQIKMAQGAKPGEGGELPGHKVIGDIAVTRHSTAGVGLISPPPHHDIYSIEDLAQLIHDLKNSNPGARISVKLVSEAGVGVVASGVVKGHADHVLISGHDGGTGASRWTGIKNAGLPWELGLAETHQTLVANGLRGRAVLQTDGQLKTGRDVAVACLLGAEEFGFSTAPLITLGCIMMRKCHMNTCPVGIATQDPVLRAKFAGEPEHVINFFFMLAEELREIMANLGFRNITEMVGRADMLEVDPEVVKSNEKHENIDLSLILKSAAEIRPGAAQYCVEKQDHGLDMALDNKLIDLSRTAIEKQVRVFIETPIQNTNRAVGTMLSHEVTKRYHMNGLPAGTIHVKFTGSAGQSFGAFLCPGITLELEGDSNDYVGKGLSGGKIVVYPPRNSSFSPEDNIVIGNVALYGATKGDAYFNGMAAERFCVRNSGAQAVVEGIGDHGCEYMTGGTVVILGKTGRNFAAGMSGGIAYVYDVDGKFSSRCNNELVDLYPVEEEDDIITLKMMIEQHRRNTESVLARDILSDFNNLLPKFVKVYPRDYKRVLENIKVEKAAAKPAKDPKMTNGISVTTKKVQPDQSASRPTRIANAKKYRGFISYERESISYRDPKERVKDWKEVAIESTPGPLLNTQSARCMDCGTPFCHQESSGAGCPLGNKIPEFNELVHQNRWREALDRLLETNNFPEFTGRVCPAPCEGSCVLGIIENPVSIKSIECAIIDKGFEEGWMVPRPPLQRTGKKVAIIGSGPSGLAAADQLNKMGHFVTVFERADRIGGLMMYGVPNMKTDKIGIVQRRVNLMAEEGITFVVNANVGSDPLYSIERLRSENDAVILACGATKPRDLTIPGRELSGVHFAMEFLHANTKSLLDSNLEDGKYISAKGKKVVVIGGGDTGTDCIGTSIRHGCSSLVNLELLSKPPSKRAADNPWPQWPRIFRVDYGHQEAATKFGKDPRTYEVMTRRFIGDENGKLKALEVVRVKWEKVDGRFQLKEIEGSEEIIEADLVLLAMGFLGPEATIADKLGLEKDNRSNFKAQFGDFATSVDGVFAAGDCRRGQSLVVWAITEGRQAAAAVDKYLTTNDQNAAGGITPSGAGLVQPVAA